The proteins below are encoded in one region of Chitinophagales bacterium:
- a CDS encoding twin-arginine translocase TatA/TatE family subunit: MPGGSEWILIFLAVLLLFGGKKIPELMRGIGKGIREFNSAKANVQQELEDGMKEGDKKDRPE, encoded by the coding sequence ATGCCCGGTGGCAGTGAATGGATATTAATCTTCCTGGCAGTCCTGCTGTTATTTGGCGGTAAAAAAATCCCTGAACTCATGCGCGGTATCGGCAAAGGTATTCGTGAATTCAACAGCGCAAAAGCCAATGTGCAGCAAGAGCTGGAAGATGGCATGAAAGAAGGCGATAAAAAAGACCGCCCGGAATAA
- a CDS encoding DUF1801 domain-containing protein: MKANGKTVSEILANLPEDRAEPFKRLHEVIIKNLPEGFEAGISYGGLGYVVPHKIYPSGYHCNPAEPLPFAGIASQKGSINFYHMGIYADTALLKWFQTAYPKYSRQKLDMGKSCIRFKKMDDIPYELIGELMKKISVKEWIEKYESAFKPKPGKSKAGTKNN, encoded by the coding sequence ATGAAAGCAAATGGAAAAACAGTAAGCGAAATTCTTGCTAACCTTCCTGAAGACAGGGCCGAACCATTCAAAAGACTGCACGAAGTAATAATCAAAAACCTGCCGGAAGGTTTTGAAGCAGGGATAAGCTATGGCGGTCTGGGCTATGTGGTGCCGCATAAAATTTATCCTTCAGGTTACCACTGCAATCCGGCTGAGCCACTGCCTTTTGCCGGAATTGCCTCGCAAAAGGGGTCCATTAATTTTTACCATATGGGAATCTATGCAGATACTGCATTATTGAAATGGTTTCAAACAGCGTATCCTAAGTACTCCCGGCAAAAACTTGACATGGGAAAGAGTTGTATCCGGTTTAAAAAGATGGATGACATTCCGTATGAACTTATTGGTGAGTTGATGAAAAAAATAAGTGTGAAGGAATGGATCGAGAAATATGAATCTGCGTTTAAACCAAAACCCGGCAAATCGAAAGCGGGAACAAAAAACAACTAG
- a CDS encoding VWA domain-containing protein yields MKSSPDKKLILYWCAVSFLLWWLTLPSVMAQPSALYKSKTSRVLFVLDASGSMKGSLKTAASGTAPSKFEQSKAMLIHTIDSISKANPNVEFAVRVFGHQSPRSENNCEDTKLEIPFGKNNGAAVAKRLQEIKPQGQTPIEYTLEQSIIDFPTDSLSNNSIVLITDGNETCNGNICNIATLMAEKGIVLKPFIIGLGLSDSIRKKFECAGAFFDVQQGEMFAGVMKVVISRALNATTAQINLLDAYGMPSETNVEVTLYDHLSGKVKYNFVHTLNAKGNPDTLQLNADMKYDLQVHSIPPVMRNGIELVKGIHNTIAADVPQGTLELKWETASTVNPGVPCIVRVAGNSTILAIQDLNRSQKYLTGSYDLEILTLPRIIRNDVILEEAKTTAVKVPRPGTLSVNPSAAGIASVFMKTDKGLQKVWDFSKLTAVKTIALQPGSYSVIFRPDKGKQSMKTKEYPVVITSGKTTAIKL; encoded by the coding sequence TTGAAAAGCAGCCCCGATAAGAAATTAATATTGTATTGGTGCGCTGTATCTTTTTTGCTTTGGTGGCTGACGCTGCCGTCAGTCATGGCACAACCATCTGCACTGTATAAATCAAAAACAAGCAGGGTCCTGTTTGTGCTCGATGCCTCGGGAAGCATGAAGGGATCGCTGAAAACCGCTGCCAGCGGTACCGCTCCATCAAAGTTTGAGCAGTCGAAAGCAATGCTGATTCATACCATCGACAGTATTTCAAAAGCAAATCCGAATGTGGAATTTGCAGTGCGTGTGTTTGGTCATCAGTCGCCAAGGTCAGAAAACAATTGCGAAGACACCAAACTTGAAATTCCTTTCGGGAAAAATAACGGCGCAGCTGTTGCAAAACGATTGCAGGAAATAAAACCTCAGGGACAAACTCCTATTGAATACACGTTGGAGCAATCCATCATCGATTTTCCAACTGATTCATTGTCGAACAATTCCATTGTGCTGATTACGGATGGCAATGAAACCTGCAATGGCAATATCTGCAACATAGCCACACTGATGGCTGAGAAAGGCATTGTGCTGAAACCCTTTATCATTGGACTTGGCCTGAGCGATTCCATCCGTAAAAAATTTGAATGTGCCGGCGCCTTTTTTGATGTGCAGCAGGGAGAAATGTTCGCTGGTGTCATGAAGGTGGTGATTTCGCGCGCGCTCAATGCCACCACTGCACAGATCAACCTGCTCGATGCATACGGCATGCCTTCTGAAACCAACGTGGAAGTCACGTTGTATGATCACCTGTCGGGAAAAGTGAAATACAATTTCGTGCATACGCTGAATGCCAAAGGAAACCCTGATACGTTACAGCTGAATGCCGACATGAAATATGACCTGCAGGTTCACAGCATTCCACCGGTAATGAGAAATGGTATTGAACTGGTAAAGGGCATTCACAACACCATTGCAGCCGATGTGCCGCAGGGAACGCTGGAGTTAAAATGGGAAACGGCCTCCACCGTCAATCCGGGCGTCCCCTGTATTGTGCGTGTAGCCGGCAACAGCACAATCCTGGCTATACAGGACCTGAACCGTTCGCAGAAATACCTGACCGGTTCTTATGACCTCGAAATCCTTACACTTCCGCGCATCATTCGAAACGATGTAATCCTGGAAGAAGCAAAAACCACTGCTGTTAAAGTGCCGCGTCCCGGAACATTATCGGTAAATCCGTCAGCTGCAGGCATAGCAAGTGTGTTTATGAAAACTGACAAAGGCTTGCAGAAGGTTTGGGATTTTAGCAAGCTGACGGCCGTAAAAACAATTGCTTTGCAACCGGGCAGCTACAGCGTGATTTTCAGGCCCGACAAAGGAAAACAGTCGATGAAAACAAAGGAATACCCGGTAGTGATTACTTCCGGAAAAACAACAGCTATAAAATTGTGA
- a CDS encoding VWA domain-containing protein — protein MRRTAVIIQNEKYRSQQQHGSRCAFLLIIFLVCMCFVTEIFSQTRVSPPPATDKSITRILFVLDASSSMLNPWEGKTKMETARSIIAELADSLQAIPNVQTALRVYGHQSINTDNDCNDTKLEVAFGPSNAEAIRHSLFSVRPKGITPLARSIQEAANDFPKDPSARNILLLVTDGEESCGVDPCAVSLMLQQQHIFLKPFVIGLNLEAASKSSMDCIGNYYNAEHPAALIDIMKTVVQRLLSVATLRVNLLDADGRPLETDVDMTFYDATDGMVKYNFYHTLNYRGLPDTLQVDPLITYNMAVHTIPPISKSNLVFSAKTDNEINIPASQGFLKVELSSSTVNNNLNSKLKCIVRLAGSTRTEMVQDMNTTVKYLSGNYDLEVLTIPRLQIKNVTVTQSTTTTVKIDVPGVLNLAKSIPVYGGIFMNENGRLVKIYGLNENLSNELVGLQAGEYFVIYRPKSSGKAGDSITKPFRIRSGEAAQLRL, from the coding sequence GTGAGGCGAACGGCAGTCATCATACAAAACGAAAAGTACCGCTCGCAGCAGCAGCATGGCAGCCGCTGTGCTTTTCTGCTGATCATCTTTTTAGTCTGCATGTGCTTCGTGACAGAAATTTTTTCACAAACAAGGGTCTCGCCACCTCCTGCAACAGATAAAAGCATTACACGCATCCTCTTTGTGCTCGATGCATCTTCAAGCATGCTCAACCCGTGGGAAGGAAAAACAAAGATGGAAACAGCAAGGAGCATTATTGCAGAGTTGGCCGATTCATTGCAGGCAATACCCAATGTGCAAACTGCTTTGCGTGTTTATGGTCATCAGAGTATCAATACAGACAATGACTGCAACGATACCAAATTGGAGGTGGCATTTGGTCCGTCAAATGCAGAAGCCATCCGTCATTCATTGTTCTCCGTTCGGCCGAAAGGCATCACGCCGCTGGCCCGGTCTATTCAGGAGGCGGCGAATGATTTTCCCAAAGATCCATCGGCGAGAAATATCCTGTTGCTCGTTACCGACGGAGAAGAATCATGTGGCGTAGATCCCTGCGCTGTTTCGTTGATGCTGCAACAACAGCACATCTTCCTGAAGCCATTTGTAATAGGACTGAACCTTGAAGCTGCCTCAAAATCTTCGATGGATTGCATCGGCAATTATTATAATGCGGAGCATCCTGCTGCACTGATTGATATCATGAAGACAGTAGTACAAAGACTATTGTCTGTTGCCACCTTGCGTGTAAACCTGCTTGATGCTGATGGCCGTCCGCTGGAAACTGATGTTGACATGACGTTTTATGATGCCACCGATGGCATGGTGAAGTATAATTTTTACCATACACTGAACTATCGCGGTCTGCCGGACACACTGCAGGTTGATCCTCTAATTACCTATAATATGGCAGTACATACTATTCCACCCATCAGCAAAAGCAACCTGGTTTTTTCTGCCAAAACTGATAATGAAATAAACATTCCCGCATCACAGGGATTTTTAAAAGTGGAACTCAGCAGCAGTACTGTCAACAACAATCTGAACAGCAAGCTTAAATGTATCGTACGGCTGGCAGGCAGCACACGGACGGAGATGGTGCAGGATATGAATACCACGGTAAAGTACTTATCAGGAAATTATGACCTTGAGGTACTTACAATTCCAAGGCTGCAGATAAAAAATGTGACCGTTACACAAAGCACAACTACCACTGTTAAAATAGATGTGCCTGGTGTACTTAACCTTGCGAAATCAATCCCCGTGTACGGCGGCATTTTTATGAATGAAAACGGAAGGTTGGTAAAAATTTACGGGCTCAATGAAAATTTATCTAATGAATTGGTAGGTTTGCAGGCAGGCGAATACTTTGTCATCTATCGCCCCAAATCATCCGGGAAAGCCGGTGATTCCATTACCAAACCGTTTCGCATCAGGAGCGGTGAAGCTGCACAACTACGATTGTAA
- a CDS encoding VOC family protein, which yields MAHVSIYLNFMGNTEEAFNFYKKVFRAEFSAPIMRMKDIPNQEGMPPLSEADKNSVMHVALPVLGGTEIMGTDMLESMGHKLIEGNNVTISLNPDTKAEADRLYRELSQGASDGVAPHDEFWGYWGTCKDRFGIRWMFNISNPPQ from the coding sequence ATGGCACATGTTTCAATTTATTTAAACTTTATGGGTAATACGGAAGAGGCTTTCAATTTTTATAAGAAAGTTTTCCGGGCAGAATTCTCAGCACCGATCATGAGAATGAAGGATATTCCCAATCAGGAGGGCATGCCGCCGCTTTCAGAGGCAGACAAAAACAGCGTGATGCATGTGGCATTACCGGTTCTCGGCGGCACTGAGATCATGGGCACTGATATGCTGGAAAGTATGGGGCATAAACTGATTGAAGGAAATAATGTAACGATCAGTCTCAATCCCGACACGAAAGCAGAAGCTGACCGTTTGTACCGGGAACTCTCTCAGGGGGCAAGCGACGGTGTTGCGCCGCACGATGAATTCTGGGGCTATTGGGGTACTTGTAAAGACAGATTTGGCATCAGGTGGATGTTCAATATTTCGAATCCGCCACAGTAG
- a CDS encoding SRPBCC family protein, which translates to MSGNSVTLQRVLKASPEKVFRAFSDPVAYASWIPPYGFLCMVHHMDFKVGGSYKMSFRNFTTGHEHSFGGVFLEIKTNEHLKISDKFDDPALPGEMTTTITFNKVSCGTELKVLQEGIPAMIPVEMCYLGWQESLDKLLRLVEPEIPDA; encoded by the coding sequence ATGTCAGGCAACAGCGTAACGTTACAGCGGGTATTGAAGGCTTCACCGGAAAAAGTTTTTCGCGCTTTTTCAGATCCGGTGGCTTATGCTTCATGGATTCCGCCCTATGGATTTTTGTGTATGGTTCACCACATGGACTTCAAGGTTGGTGGCAGCTACAAAATGTCATTCAGAAATTTTACCACCGGCCATGAACATTCATTTGGCGGGGTTTTTCTGGAGATCAAAACGAATGAACACCTTAAGATATCGGACAAATTTGACGACCCTGCTTTGCCCGGTGAGATGACAACAACGATTACGTTCAATAAGGTATCCTGCGGTACTGAATTAAAAGTTTTGCAGGAAGGGATACCGGCCATGATACCGGTTGAGATGTGTTATCTCGGCTGGCAGGAATCATTGGATAAACTACTCAGGCTGGTGGAACCGGAAATTCCGGATGCCTGA
- a CDS encoding aquaporin yields MNRKYLAEIIGTFALVFCGTGAIIIDEQTHGAVTHLGVASTFGLIVLAMIYTFGEISGAHFNPAVTIGFAFARRFDRKDVLPYILSQLAGAFIASAVLRLLFPDSINLGATFPAGSQLQSFILEFILTYLLMLVIIHVSQGSRETGVLAGIAIGATCGLEAMFGGLVSGASMNPARSLSPAVLSGNVHSIWIYLLAPVAGAIAATSTWSIMNNKIAIGE; encoded by the coding sequence ATCAACAGAAAATACCTTGCAGAAATCATCGGAACCTTCGCGTTGGTGTTTTGCGGCACCGGGGCAATCATTATTGACGAGCAGACACATGGTGCTGTCACACACCTTGGTGTCGCAAGTACCTTTGGATTAATTGTGCTGGCCATGATCTATACTTTTGGAGAAATTTCGGGAGCACATTTTAACCCTGCCGTCACGATCGGTTTTGCTTTTGCCAGGCGATTTGACAGGAAGGATGTGCTGCCGTACATCTTATCACAGCTCGCTGGTGCTTTTATTGCTTCTGCGGTTTTGCGATTGTTGTTTCCCGACAGCATCAATCTGGGTGCAACATTTCCGGCAGGTTCGCAACTCCAAAGTTTCATCCTTGAATTTATACTGACCTACCTGCTCATGCTGGTCATCATCCATGTCTCACAAGGATCGAGGGAAACCGGCGTACTGGCAGGCATAGCGATCGGTGCAACATGTGGCCTGGAGGCAATGTTTGGAGGTCTGGTGAGCGGCGCATCTATGAATCCTGCCCGGAGCCTGTCGCCGGCCGTCCTTTCAGGCAATGTCCATTCGATTTGGATTTATTTGCTTGCACCGGTTGCTGGCGCCATTGCAGCCACATCAACTTGGAGCATAATGAACAACAAGATTGCGATTGGTGAATAG
- a CDS encoding arsenate reductase ArsC: protein MAEAYLKKFGGDEFIVESAGLEAGTLNPLAVEVMKEEGIDLSGNTTREVFDFFRQGKIYHYVITVCDAASAERCPVFPGIFEKIAWDFPDPSKFEGTLEEKLAQTRLVRDLIKAAVLSFIQKIQSEETRKIP from the coding sequence ATGGCGGAAGCCTATCTTAAAAAATTTGGCGGTGATGAATTTATCGTGGAAAGTGCAGGCCTTGAAGCGGGAACGCTCAATCCGCTTGCCGTAGAAGTGATGAAAGAGGAAGGTATTGACCTCTCCGGCAATACTACCAGGGAAGTGTTTGACTTTTTCCGGCAAGGTAAAATCTATCATTATGTAATTACTGTTTGTGATGCGGCAAGCGCCGAACGTTGTCCCGTTTTCCCGGGCATATTTGAAAAAATTGCCTGGGATTTCCCGGACCCTTCAAAATTTGAAGGAACTCTTGAAGAAAAGCTGGCACAAACACGGTTGGTTCGTGACCTTATCAAAGCGGCCGTTCTCAGCTTCATACAGAAAATACAAAGTGAAGAGACACGCAAGATACCTTGA
- a CDS encoding DUF2200 domain-containing protein, whose translation MITTPEHDQRIARMIFAGVYPLYVKKVERKGRTKEELHQVIEWLTGFDNKQLQQLIDEKVTFDTFFKRAKLNANAHLIKGLICGYRIEEITNPLTRQARYLDKLVDELAKGRKMEKILRSA comes from the coding sequence ATGATTACCACACCTGAACACGATCAGCGAATCGCGCGTATGATTTTTGCCGGCGTTTATCCGCTTTATGTCAAAAAAGTGGAGCGGAAGGGCAGGACAAAGGAAGAATTGCACCAGGTGATTGAGTGGCTAACCGGTTTTGATAACAAGCAGCTGCAGCAATTAATTGATGAAAAGGTGACCTTCGATACATTCTTTAAAAGGGCAAAGCTGAATGCCAATGCACACCTGATAAAGGGATTAATCTGCGGTTACAGGATAGAAGAAATTACCAATCCGTTAACCCGTCAGGCAAGGTACCTTGACAAGCTTGTTGATGAATTGGCGAAAGGAAGGAAAATGGAAAAGATATTAAGATCAGCGTAA
- a CDS encoding transketolase family protein, protein MTDQYSDKDKKETRGGYGAGLVEVARKNPDVVALTADLAGSLRMDAFIKEFPGRFIQVGIAEANMMGIAAGLTIGGKIPYTGTFANFSTGRVYDQIRQSIAYSGKNVKICASHAGLTLGEDGATHQILEDIGLMRMLPGMMVIVPCDYNQTKAATIAIADHKGPVYLRFGRPKVANFTSESDPFEIGKAQLLITGSDVSVFATGHMVWKAIEASRILAGDGIRAEVINIHTIKPLDEKAVISSVSKTGCAVTAEEHQVYGGLGDLIAGVLARHQPVPMEMVAVNDSFGESGKPEELLVKYEIDTPHIVAAVRKAIGRKK, encoded by the coding sequence ATGACCGATCAATATAGCGACAAAGACAAAAAAGAAACTAGGGGCGGCTATGGTGCCGGCCTGGTAGAAGTGGCCAGGAAAAATCCGGATGTGGTGGCATTAACCGCCGACCTTGCCGGATCGCTGCGTATGGACGCCTTCATCAAAGAATTTCCCGGCCGCTTCATACAAGTGGGTATAGCAGAAGCAAATATGATGGGCATCGCGGCGGGCCTTACCATAGGCGGAAAAATTCCTTATACAGGGACATTTGCCAATTTTTCCACCGGGCGTGTATATGATCAGATCCGTCAGTCAATTGCGTACTCAGGAAAAAATGTAAAGATCTGTGCTTCCCATGCCGGTCTTACCCTTGGAGAAGATGGCGCCACTCACCAGATTTTAGAAGACATCGGACTTATGCGCATGTTGCCCGGCATGATGGTGATTGTGCCATGCGATTATAATCAGACCAAAGCGGCAACGATTGCGATAGCCGATCATAAAGGGCCTGTTTACCTGCGCTTCGGCCGTCCGAAAGTGGCCAACTTTACTTCGGAAAGCGACCCATTTGAAATCGGAAAAGCTCAGCTGTTGATTACCGGCAGTGACGTGTCGGTCTTCGCTACCGGCCACATGGTTTGGAAAGCCATTGAAGCCAGCCGCATACTTGCCGGCGATGGCATCCGTGCCGAAGTCATCAATATCCATACGATTAAACCATTGGACGAAAAAGCAGTCATCAGTTCTGTCTCCAAAACGGGTTGTGCCGTAACGGCTGAAGAGCACCAGGTGTATGGCGGATTAGGCGATTTGATTGCAGGCGTATTAGCACGGCATCAACCGGTTCCGATGGAGATGGTAGCGGTGAATGATTCTTTCGGTGAGAGCGGAAAACCTGAAGAGTTGCTGGTGAAATATGAGATTGATACGCCACATATTGTTGCGGCAGTGAGGAAAGCAATCGGCAGAAAAAAATAA
- a CDS encoding MerR family transcriptional regulator gives MNSFTISQLQQYSGINVHSIRAWEKRYHALKPGRSEGNTRYYDSHQLRRLLNIASLMHTEYKVSELCSFSDSRLYELMISNLENLSVTDHDAFLISQLVASALTFDELLFDKVFSRAVLRYGMVDTYVRVIYPVLLRLGIMWSADKIAPAQEHFISNLLRQKLDTSIDILPVPQQSADKWLLFLPENEFHENGLLMANYLVRSAGHPCIYLGANLPFDALKAAVEATKPACILLFLVSNKDEQHDRELIQLMLKSFPTQKIFIAAKAGRLVKSSDHPKLTLLESMGALKKALEIV, from the coding sequence ATGAACTCCTTTACCATCTCTCAGCTCCAGCAGTACTCCGGAATAAATGTGCACAGCATCAGGGCATGGGAGAAAAGGTACCATGCATTAAAACCCGGCAGGAGTGAAGGAAATACCCGTTACTATGACAGTCATCAGTTGCGGAGGCTGCTGAACATCGCCAGCTTAATGCATACAGAGTATAAAGTTTCTGAACTCTGTTCTTTTTCAGACAGCAGGCTCTATGAATTGATGATCAGCAACCTTGAAAATCTTTCGGTCACCGATCATGATGCGTTCCTGATATCACAACTTGTGGCTTCGGCACTAACATTTGATGAGCTGCTTTTTGACAAGGTTTTTTCCCGTGCCGTTTTACGTTATGGCATGGTGGACACGTATGTAAGGGTGATTTATCCGGTTCTGTTGCGGCTCGGCATCATGTGGTCGGCAGACAAGATTGCTCCGGCGCAGGAACATTTCATCAGCAACCTCCTGCGGCAAAAGCTGGATACTTCCATTGATATTCTCCCGGTACCACAACAATCGGCGGATAAATGGCTCCTTTTCCTTCCGGAAAATGAATTTCATGAAAATGGATTGCTCATGGCCAACTACCTGGTGCGGAGCGCTGGTCATCCGTGTATTTACCTGGGAGCCAATCTTCCCTTTGATGCCTTGAAAGCCGCCGTAGAGGCCACGAAGCCGGCATGCATACTTTTATTCCTGGTATCCAATAAGGATGAGCAGCACGACAGGGAGTTGATACAGTTGATGTTGAAGTCCTTTCCAACGCAGAAAATATTTATTGCAGCGAAGGCCGGCCGCCTGGTCAAGAGTAGTGATCACCCAAAACTCACCTTGCTTGAATCGATGGGTGCATTAAAGAAGGCGTTGGAGATTGTATAA
- a CDS encoding RNA polymerase sigma factor has product MEHLITDNEILQTFREAERKEIAFTRLVKRDQKKIYWFIRRMVIDHDDANDLVQETFIRAWNSLAGFRGESKLVYWLYRIATNVTLTFLDHKKRKGLLPMPEQSTELMNKLHTGNFINGNDIQLQLQEAILTLPEKQRLVFQLRYYDEIPYEEMSGMLDTSVGALKASFHHAVKKVEQYMLDHQ; this is encoded by the coding sequence ATCGAACACCTCATAACCGACAATGAGATTCTGCAGACTTTTCGCGAAGCGGAACGGAAAGAAATAGCCTTTACCCGGCTTGTTAAGCGCGATCAGAAAAAAATATACTGGTTCATACGGCGTATGGTGATAGACCACGATGACGCCAATGACCTTGTGCAGGAAACTTTTATCAGGGCATGGAACAGCCTGGCAGGCTTCCGTGGAGAATCGAAACTTGTCTACTGGCTCTACCGGATCGCAACCAATGTAACCCTCACTTTCCTGGACCATAAGAAACGCAAAGGTCTCTTGCCTATGCCGGAGCAGTCGACAGAGCTGATGAATAAATTACATACGGGCAATTTCATCAATGGCAATGACATTCAGCTGCAACTGCAGGAAGCCATTCTCACTTTACCGGAAAAACAGCGTCTCGTATTTCAGCTCCGCTATTACGATGAGATTCCGTATGAAGAGATGTCGGGCATGCTCGATACTTCTGTGGGGGCACTAAAGGCCAGTTTTCACCATGCGGTGAAAAAAGTAGAGCAATATATGCTGGATCATCAGTAA
- a CDS encoding transketolase, translating to MDELKKIASQVRRDILRMVHGCQSGHPGGSLGCADFFTALYFEIMHHDTNFTMDGKQEDIFFLSNGHISPVWYSVLSRSGYFEPKEMYTFRKLNTRLQGHPTTHEHLPGVRVASGSLGQGMSVAIGAALAKKYNGDPHLVFSLHGDGEMDEGQNWEAIMSAAHLKVDNLISTIDWNGQQIDGTTDKVMALGDLEEKFRVFGWTTLSMQGNDMEDVVAVLNKAKSLTGKGKPIAILMKTAMGYPVDFMMNNHEWHGVAPNDDQLAKALDQLPATLGDY from the coding sequence ATTGATGAGTTGAAAAAGATCGCTTCGCAGGTAAGAAGAGATATCCTTCGCATGGTACATGGCTGCCAGTCAGGCCACCCTGGTGGCTCACTGGGCTGCGCAGATTTTTTTACTGCGCTGTATTTTGAAATCATGCACCACGACACCAACTTCACGATGGACGGTAAGCAGGAAGATATTTTCTTCCTCTCCAATGGCCATATCTCGCCGGTCTGGTACAGCGTGCTTTCCCGATCAGGCTATTTTGAACCGAAGGAAATGTACACCTTCCGCAAGCTCAATACCCGGCTGCAGGGCCATCCTACCACGCATGAACACCTGCCCGGCGTGCGCGTAGCTTCCGGATCACTCGGTCAGGGCATGTCGGTAGCTATCGGCGCAGCTTTGGCAAAAAAATACAATGGCGATCCACACCTGGTCTTCTCATTGCACGGCGATGGCGAAATGGATGAAGGACAGAACTGGGAAGCTATCATGTCGGCAGCGCATCTTAAGGTAGACAACCTCATCAGCACCATCGATTGGAACGGTCAGCAGATTGACGGTACGACAGATAAGGTGATGGCGCTTGGTGACCTCGAAGAAAAATTCAGGGTGTTTGGCTGGACCACACTCAGCATGCAAGGCAATGATATGGAAGACGTGGTGGCCGTGCTCAACAAAGCCAAATCACTCACAGGCAAAGGCAAACCTATTGCCATCCTGATGAAGACGGCGATGGGTTATCCCGTGGATTTTATGATGAACAACCACGAATGGCATGGCGTAGCGCCCAATGATGATCAGCTGGCAAAAGCACTCGATCAGTTGCCTGCCACGCTTGGTGATTATTAG